In one Candidatus Omnitrophota bacterium genomic region, the following are encoded:
- the carB gene encoding carbamoyl-phosphate synthase large subunit, producing the protein MPKRKDIKKILMIGSGPIVIGQACEFDYSGSQACKALREEGYKTVLVNSNPATIMTDPQMADGTYIEPLTLEILTKVIQKERPDAVLPTLGGQTALNLATFLAKEGVLKKYGVESLGASPEAIARAEDRDLFKQAMNEIGVDVPQSGIATSVKEGVKIGLRIGFPLILRPAFCLGGKGSATVYNKEELEVSLAKAIEISPVEQVLVEQSVLGWKEIEYEVMRDRVDNVVMITSMENVDPMGVHTGDSIVVAPAQTLTAEEYSNFVNLSKKIIRKVDITGGGANIQFAQNPNNGRIVIIEVNPRLSRSSALASKATGFPIAMVATKLAVGLTLPEVMNQITGKTTSFFEPTIDYCVFKICRFTFEKFSETEPVLNTSMKAVGEAMSIGRNFKEAFQKGIRSTETSRYGFGADGRDIPENLQKDTELIKQKIKTPNDQRLFYIRYGLKAGLSVDEIYELSRIDRWFLDNMKQLVEMEGEIRKQKSENRSQKTEIISSKLLRKAKENGFSDVQLADLLGSKEEKIRGLRKKYKIQPVFKPVDTCAGEFQASQPYYYSTYETRNESQPSSNKKVLILGGGPNRIGQGIEFDYCCCHASYALKEEYIDSIMVNCNPETVSTDYDTSNKLYFEPLTVEDVLNIVNCEKPFGIIVQFGGQTPLNISTALHKAGVKILGTSPDSIDKAEDRKRFKRLIKKLKLIQPDNDTVTSFDQAERIARKIGYPIMLRPSYVLGGRAMEIVYDDGELANFMQKAVQASPEKPILIDKFLEDAVEVDVDAVADGDRCVIAGIMEHIEEAGVHSGDSAMVLPPHTLSDAIIEKIKKNTYALAKELNVKGLLNIQYAVRRNVVYILEVNPRASRTIPLISKASGIAWAKIATKVMLGKTLKQLGITKEIEIDHIAVKESVFPFARFPGADAILGPEMKSTGEVMGIDSTFGLAYAKSQMAAGQKIPLKGNVLITVRNEDKNKAVLIAKKLAGLGFKLFATSGTARVLTENGLKMRIVPKLYEERPHIVDMLKSGEINLIINTPQGKLTKRDETIIRSTAVLYNIPLVTTIAGAQATVNGIEALSRKSFSVKSLQEYHKR; encoded by the coding sequence ATGCCTAAACGAAAAGATATAAAGAAAATATTGATGATTGGGTCAGGGCCGATTGTTATTGGCCAGGCTTGTGAATTTGATTATTCCGGTTCTCAGGCCTGCAAGGCATTGAGGGAAGAGGGATATAAGACAGTACTTGTGAATTCAAATCCCGCCACTATTATGACTGATCCTCAAATGGCTGATGGGACATATATCGAGCCTTTGACTTTAGAGATTTTAACCAAGGTTATCCAAAAGGAAAGGCCGGATGCCGTGCTTCCTACTCTTGGCGGCCAGACGGCCTTAAATCTGGCAACCTTCCTGGCAAAAGAGGGAGTGTTGAAAAAGTATGGAGTTGAATCTCTTGGAGCCAGTCCAGAGGCCATAGCCAGGGCTGAGGACAGGGATTTATTTAAGCAGGCGATGAATGAAATAGGGGTTGATGTTCCCCAAAGCGGAATTGCCACTTCTGTGAAAGAGGGGGTAAAAATAGGTTTGAGAATAGGATTTCCATTGATACTCAGGCCTGCTTTTTGTCTTGGGGGCAAAGGAAGTGCTACGGTTTATAATAAGGAGGAGTTGGAAGTCTCTTTAGCCAAGGCGATTGAGATAAGTCCTGTAGAGCAGGTCCTGGTAGAGCAGTCAGTTTTGGGATGGAAGGAAATAGAATATGAAGTGATGAGAGACCGGGTGGACAATGTTGTTATGATTACTTCTATGGAGAACGTGGATCCTATGGGCGTTCATACCGGTGACAGCATTGTAGTAGCTCCGGCCCAAACCCTTACAGCTGAGGAATACAGTAATTTTGTTAATCTGTCTAAAAAAATAATAAGAAAAGTAGATATTACAGGAGGCGGGGCAAATATTCAGTTTGCCCAGAATCCCAATAATGGCCGGATCGTGATAATCGAGGTCAACCCGAGGCTTTCGCGCAGTTCTGCTCTGGCAAGCAAGGCAACAGGTTTTCCTATTGCCATGGTAGCCACGAAACTGGCAGTAGGATTAACACTTCCTGAGGTTATGAATCAGATAACCGGGAAAACCACGTCTTTTTTTGAACCCACGATTGATTATTGCGTATTTAAGATCTGCCGTTTTACATTTGAGAAGTTTTCTGAAACAGAGCCGGTGCTAAATACTTCTATGAAGGCGGTTGGCGAGGCCATGTCTATCGGAAGAAATTTTAAAGAGGCCTTTCAAAAGGGGATACGATCAACCGAGACTTCCAGATACGGGTTTGGCGCTGATGGCCGGGATATACCTGAAAATCTGCAAAAAGACACCGAGCTTATTAAACAAAAGATAAAGACCCCTAATGACCAAAGACTATTTTATATTCGTTATGGGTTAAAAGCAGGGTTATCAGTAGATGAGATTTATGAGCTTTCCAGGATAGACCGCTGGTTTCTTGATAATATGAAGCAGTTGGTTGAGATGGAGGGGGAAATCAGAAAACAGAAATCAGAAAACAGAAGTCAGAAAACAGAAATTATATCTTCAAAATTACTAAGAAAAGCGAAAGAAAATGGATTTAGCGATGTACAGCTGGCGGACTTACTGGGTAGTAAGGAAGAAAAGATTCGAGGTTTGAGAAAAAAATATAAAATCCAGCCGGTTTTTAAACCGGTCGATACCTGTGCAGGAGAGTTTCAGGCGAGCCAGCCGTATTATTATTCAACATATGAAACAAGAAATGAGTCTCAGCCCAGTTCTAATAAGAAGGTTCTCATATTGGGCGGCGGGCCAAATAGGATTGGCCAGGGAATAGAGTTCGATTACTGTTGCTGCCATGCCTCTTACGCCTTAAAAGAAGAATATATAGACAGCATTATGGTAAATTGTAATCCTGAGACTGTTTCTACTGATTATGATACATCAAATAAATTATATTTTGAGCCCCTTACGGTAGAAGATGTGTTAAATATTGTAAATTGCGAAAAGCCGTTTGGTATTATTGTCCAGTTTGGCGGACAGACCCCGCTTAATATTTCTACTGCCCTGCACAAGGCAGGTGTCAAAATACTGGGAACCAGCCCTGACTCAATAGACAAGGCAGAGGATAGAAAACGTTTCAAAAGGCTTATTAAAAAACTTAAATTAATTCAACCTGATAATGATACTGTAACCTCTTTTGACCAGGCAGAAAGAATTGCCCGAAAAATAGGTTATCCGATTATGTTGAGGCCTTCTTATGTTTTGGGCGGCAGGGCAATGGAGATAGTCTATGATGATGGGGAATTAGCTAATTTTATGCAAAAAGCTGTCCAGGCCTCGCCGGAAAAACCAATTTTAATAGATAAATTTTTAGAAGATGCTGTTGAAGTAGATGTAGACGCTGTGGCCGATGGAGACAGATGTGTAATTGCCGGCATTATGGAGCACATTGAGGAAGCAGGGGTTCATTCAGGAGACAGTGCCATGGTGCTTCCTCCTCATACATTGAGTGATGCCATAATTGAAAAAATTAAGAAAAATACTTATGCCCTGGCTAAGGAGTTAAATGTTAAAGGGTTATTAAATATCCAATATGCCGTAAGACGCAACGTAGTTTATATACTGGAAGTAAACCCGCGGGCTTCCAGGACTATTCCTCTTATTTCCAAGGCCAGTGGTATTGCCTGGGCCAAGATAGCTACCAAGGTAATGCTGGGAAAGACATTAAAGCAACTGGGAATAACTAAGGAGATAGAGATTGATCACATAGCGGTTAAAGAATCTGTATTTCCCTTTGCCAGATTTCCCGGCGCGGATGCGATTTTAGGTCCTGAAATGAAATCCACCGGTGAGGTAATGGGCATAGATTCTACATTTGGTTTAGCCTATGCCAAAAGCCAAATGGCTGCCGGACAGAAAATTCCGCTAAAGGGAAACGTTTTGATTACTGTAAGAAATGAGGATAAAAATAAAGCTGTTCTTATTGCCAAGAAATTGGCTGGCCTGGGGTTTAAACTGTTTGCTACCAGCGGAACAGCCAGGGTATTAACAGAAAACGGCCTGAAAATGAGAATAGTGCCCAAATTATATGAGGAAAGGCCCCATATTGTAGATATGTTAAAGAGCGGTGAGATTAATTTGATTATCAATACCCCGCAAGGGAAGCTTACCAAGAGAGATGAAACCATTATAAGAAGCACGGCTGTTCTTTACAACATTCCTTTGGTAACTACTATTGCCGGTGCCCAGGCTACGGTAAACGGCATTGAGGCCTTAAGTAGGAAAAGTTTTTCAGTCAAATCACTTCAGGAATATCATAAGCGATAA
- the carA gene encoding glutamine-hydrolyzing carbamoyl-phosphate synthase small subunit, with amino-acid sequence MKKAVLALEKGSIFKGRSIGLNGEKTGRVSFYTGVVGYQEVMTSPANAGKIIVLTYPLIGNYGVAKKFMESKKVWAEAVVIKEKATITSNWQAEGDFDRFLEKEEVLAIEGIDTRTLMVELRENGEQFGIISTRDFNPKSLKKKIEKLKFKGLDVIKDISVKKITRSGKRGLTIGVIDIGLTNSIVSQLETLGWGVKVFPYNISGSSLLKNLPKAVIISDGPEADKGIYIAVEKVKQLLGKVPVLGIGAGCQVLALALGGRVESMFLGHHGLNYPVLSPGSLKGEITVQNHSYAINESSLKGKNVKIAWRNINDETIEGIECRKLKAWGYQFYPASPGMGEVNCVLKNFITSVKKL; translated from the coding sequence ATGAAAAAAGCGGTTTTGGCCTTAGAAAAAGGTTCTATATTTAAAGGAAGATCTATTGGGTTAAATGGAGAAAAGACAGGTCGGGTTAGCTTTTATACGGGAGTTGTTGGCTATCAGGAAGTAATGACCAGCCCTGCTAATGCCGGAAAGATTATAGTCTTGACCTATCCTCTTATCGGAAACTATGGCGTGGCCAAAAAGTTTATGGAATCTAAAAAGGTTTGGGCCGAGGCTGTGGTTATTAAAGAAAAGGCAACTATAACAAGCAACTGGCAGGCAGAAGGGGATTTTGACAGGTTCTTAGAGAAAGAAGAGGTTTTGGCAATAGAGGGCATTGATACAAGGACCCTGATGGTTGAGCTTCGTGAAAACGGAGAGCAGTTCGGAATAATTTCAACCAGAGACTTTAATCCTAAAAGCTTGAAGAAAAAAATAGAAAAGTTAAAGTTTAAAGGATTAGATGTAATTAAGGATATTTCGGTCAAAAAAATAACCAGGTCCGGCAAACGAGGTTTGACAATAGGAGTTATAGATATTGGCCTTACAAATAGCATTGTCAGCCAGCTTGAAACTTTGGGCTGGGGGGTCAAGGTTTTTCCATATAATATCTCAGGTTCCAGCCTGTTAAAGAATTTACCAAAGGCAGTGATAATTTCAGACGGCCCGGAAGCGGATAAGGGAATTTATATTGCAGTTGAGAAGGTAAAGCAATTACTTGGTAAAGTGCCTGTGCTTGGAATAGGCGCAGGTTGTCAGGTTCTTGCCCTGGCGCTGGGCGGCCGGGTGGAAAGCATGTTTTTAGGTCACCACGGCTTGAATTATCCTGTCTTAAGTCCGGGGTCTTTAAAGGGAGAAATAACGGTTCAAAATCATAGTTATGCAATAAATGAAAGTTCGCTTAAAGGAAAAAATGTGAAGATTGCATGGCGCAATATAAATGATGAGACCATAGAGGGTATTGAATGCAGGAAGCTGAAGGCTTGGGGATACCAATTTTATCCGGCATCTCCGGGCATGGGCGAGGTTAATTGCGTGCTGAAAAATTTCATAACATCAGTTAAGAAATTATAA
- a CDS encoding amidophosphoribosyltransferase, with the protein MPDNCGVFGVYSKRDCVNDIYLGIDFLQHRGQQYCGIATAADNEISLITHLGRVGERFTELELRSLSGNFGIGHVSLKDRQPVKLETKLGSFAACFSGNIINADQLFLDLKKKGHSFSTDSHIELLSKMIGEGEDLVQGIVSMAQRIKGAFSLLILNHRGIYAARGPYGFRPLILGSGNEKFVVASESRAVESLDMEIERDVKPGEIILINKHGFNIVGKIPVKRTAHCAFEWAYVASIDSKIDGVYVKQARNNLGEKLAERDEREGRLRADCIASVPMSGIGHALGYHKRSKIQYQNVFLYNRYADRSYTLATQAARDKMAKRKLSVIREAVQDKKIILCDDSIVRGTQIRDKVRELKKAGAKEVHVRVACPPLMHPCSYGISTRTYEELAVRSFIKQGEIGSLDKLRIVEEKVAKLVGADSLKYNSLEDFVSAIGLPKEKLCLNCWDGIRPIEEK; encoded by the coding sequence ATGCCGGATAACTGCGGAGTGTTTGGCGTCTATTCAAAAAGAGATTGCGTAAACGATATATATCTGGGGATTGATTTCCTGCAACATCGGGGCCAGCAGTATTGCGGAATAGCAACTGCCGCAGATAATGAAATTAGTCTTATAACCCATTTGGGCAGGGTAGGAGAAAGATTTACCGAGCTTGAACTCCGGTCGTTAAGCGGAAATTTTGGCATTGGCCATGTAAGCTTAAAAGACCGCCAGCCCGTAAAATTAGAGACCAAATTAGGAAGTTTTGCTGCTTGTTTTAGCGGTAATATCATAAATGCCGACCAGCTCTTTTTAGATTTAAAGAAAAAAGGACATTCATTTTCTACAGACAGCCATATTGAACTTCTCTCTAAGATGATTGGAGAGGGAGAGGATTTAGTTCAGGGTATTGTCTCAATGGCCCAAAGGATTAAGGGGGCCTTCTCTCTTTTAATTTTGAATCATCGAGGAATCTACGCTGCCCGGGGTCCTTATGGATTTAGGCCGTTGATTTTAGGAAGTGGAAATGAAAAATTTGTAGTGGCCAGTGAATCCCGGGCTGTCGAGAGTTTGGATATGGAGATAGAACGAGATGTAAAACCGGGAGAGATAATTTTAATAAATAAGCATGGATTTAATATAGTGGGGAAGATTCCTGTAAAAAGGACTGCTCATTGTGCCTTTGAATGGGCTTATGTTGCCAGTATAGATTCCAAAATCGATGGGGTGTATGTTAAGCAGGCCAGAAATAATTTAGGTGAAAAATTGGCTGAACGGGATGAAAGAGAAGGAAGGTTAAGGGCAGATTGCATAGCGTCGGTTCCTATGTCCGGGATAGGACATGCCTTGGGGTATCATAAAAGATCAAAGATTCAATATCAAAACGTATTTTTGTATAATCGTTACGCTGACCGCAGTTATACTCTGGCAACTCAAGCCGCCAGGGACAAGATGGCCAAAAGGAAACTTTCTGTTATAAGAGAAGCAGTGCAGGATAAAAAAATTATTCTCTGTGATGATTCTATAGTTCGGGGCACACAGATTCGAGACAAGGTTCGTGAGCTCAAAAAGGCAGGGGCAAAAGAGGTTCATGTAAGAGTGGCTTGTCCCCCGCTTATGCACCCCTGCAGTTATGGGATTTCCACCCGGACCTATGAGGAATTAGCAGTAAGGTCATTTATTAAACAAGGCGAAATAGGCTCTTTAGATAAATTAAGGATAGTTGAGGAAAAAGTGGCCAAACTTGTTGGGGCCGATTCTCTAAAATATAACTCTCTGGAAGATTTCGTCAGCGCTATTGGTTTGCCAAAGGAAAAACTTTGTCTTAACTGCTGGGATGGGATACGCCCGATTGAGGAAAAATGA
- a CDS encoding Glu/Leu/Phe/Val dehydrogenase yields the protein MQKKRLNPFKIAQSQLDEAAKKLSLAPAIHRLLRKPMREYHVTIPVKMDNGKIKRFKGFRIQYNDARGPCKGGIRYHPEETVDTVRALSAWMTWKTALVDIPFGGGKGGIICNSKKLSVKELERLSRGYIKKIFKYIGPEKDIPAPDVYTTPQIMAWMMDEYSKLKGSYSPGVITGKPIEIGGSLGRGDATARGGVYTVREAAGHLKINTKKTTAAVQGYGNAGSYASILSQEILGCKIIAVSDTKGGSYDPNGFDPQAVLEHKKKTGSVINFPGTKFISNEDLLELDVDILWPAALENVITKENAPRIKAKIIAEAANGPTTPEADKILYKNKVFVIPDFLCNAGGVTVSYFEWVQNITNLYWEIEEVHQRLNRKMTKAFHDALDMSVKHKINMRVAAYMVAVARVARAVELRGWGGKNAG from the coding sequence ATGCAAAAAAAAAGATTGAATCCATTTAAGATCGCTCAGAGCCAGCTGGATGAAGCAGCTAAAAAATTAAGTTTGGCTCCCGCTATACATCGGCTTTTAAGAAAGCCGATGAGGGAGTACCATGTGACTATCCCGGTAAAAATGGATAATGGCAAGATTAAACGATTTAAGGGCTTCAGAATTCAATATAATGATGCCCGGGGGCCGTGTAAAGGCGGGATAAGGTATCATCCTGAAGAAACCGTTGATACGGTAAGGGCGTTATCTGCCTGGATGACCTGGAAAACAGCCCTGGTAGATATTCCCTTTGGAGGAGGAAAGGGCGGAATAATTTGTAACTCCAAGAAGCTGTCTGTTAAAGAGCTGGAGAGACTTAGCAGGGGTTATATAAAAAAAATATTTAAATATATCGGCCCGGAAAAAGATATTCCTGCCCCCGATGTTTATACAACACCTCAGATAATGGCCTGGATGATGGATGAATACAGTAAATTAAAGGGCAGTTACTCTCCGGGTGTGATTACCGGCAAACCCATAGAAATAGGAGGTTCTTTAGGCAGGGGCGATGCTACTGCCAGGGGCGGGGTATATACAGTAAGAGAGGCAGCCGGACATTTAAAGATCAATACTAAAAAAACAACAGCAGCGGTCCAGGGATATGGAAATGCCGGTTCATATGCCTCTATCTTAAGCCAGGAAATTCTTGGCTGTAAAATTATTGCTGTATCTGATACAAAAGGCGGGAGTTATGATCCTAATGGCTTTGATCCTCAGGCAGTGCTGGAACACAAGAAAAAGACAGGTTCGGTTATTAATTTTCCGGGGACAAAATTTATCTCAAATGAGGATCTGTTAGAGCTTGATGTTGATATATTATGGCCGGCGGCCTTAGAAAATGTCATTACTAAAGAAAATGCCCCCCGGATAAAAGCAAAGATTATAGCAGAGGCTGCCAATGGCCCGACAACGCCGGAGGCTGATAAGATTCTCTATAAAAATAAGGTATTTGTAATTCCTGATTTTCTCTGCAATGCCGGAGGCGTTACTGTTTCTTATTTTGAATGGGTCCAGAACATTACCAATCTTTACTGGGAGATCGAAGAGGTTCACCAAAGACTTAATAGGAAAATGACTAAGGCCTTTCACGATGCTTTAGATATGTCCGTTAAACATAAAATCAATATGAGGGTAGCCGCTTATATGGTGGCTGTGGCAAGAGTGGCCCGGGCTGTAGAGCTCAGAGGATGGGGTGGTAAGAATGCCGGATAA
- a CDS encoding ATP-binding protein — protein sequence MRFETKRFIKEKLKEIKQEIGENGVLVATSGGVDSMVCALLAHKALGKKAIILFIDDGLMRISDEKRVRSELKPFGINVKILNAEKDFFKALKEKDDPEEKRKAFRQVFYKTLGKTVKQNKVKSLIQGTIAADIIETKGKIKTQHNILKQIGIDPQKQFGFKVVEPLREIFKYQVRKVAKELGFSSLVYSQMPFPGPGLATRIIGEVTLSKIKILRTATEIVEEEIEELRPFQALAVLLNDKATGIRKGKRFFGNIIVIRSVESKDAMTASVTKVPWRILERIRDRIIEDIPQVVKVLFDITPKPPSTIEFI from the coding sequence ATGAGATTTGAGACAAAGCGGTTTATCAAAGAAAAGTTAAAAGAGATAAAACAAGAGATTGGAGAGAATGGTGTCCTGGTAGCTACATCAGGCGGGGTAGACAGCATGGTTTGCGCATTGCTGGCTCATAAGGCATTGGGTAAGAAAGCGATTATCCTTTTTATTGATGATGGCCTGATGAGGATAAGTGATGAAAAAAGGGTGAGGAGTGAACTTAAACCGTTCGGCATAAATGTGAAAATATTGAATGCGGAAAAAGATTTTTTTAAGGCCTTAAAGGAAAAGGATGATCCCGAAGAAAAGAGAAAGGCTTTTCGTCAGGTTTTTTATAAGACGCTGGGTAAGACAGTTAAGCAGAATAAGGTAAAATCACTAATTCAAGGGACGATCGCCGCTGATATTATTGAAACCAAGGGAAAAATTAAGACCCAGCACAATATCTTAAAACAGATAGGGATTGATCCCCAAAAGCAATTTGGTTTTAAGGTTGTTGAGCCGCTGCGGGAAATTTTTAAATACCAGGTGAGAAAGGTGGCAAAGGAATTGGGGTTTTCATCTTTAGTTTATAGCCAGATGCCTTTTCCCGGACCGGGATTAGCCACCAGAATAATAGGAGAAGTGACACTTTCCAAGATTAAGATTTTAAGAACGGCCACAGAGATAGTGGAAGAGGAAATAGAGGAGTTAAGGCCGTTTCAGGCATTGGCTGTTTTATTGAACGATAAAGCCACGGGTATAAGAAAGGGGAAAAGATTTTTTGGCAATATTATTGTAATAAGGTCGGTAGAAAGTAAGGATGCGATGACCGCATCCGTTACTAAAGTTCCGTGGCGGATTTTAGAAAGAATCAGGGACAGGATTATAGAAGATATCCCGCAGGTGGTAAAGGTTTTGTTTGATATAACCCCAAAACCGCCAAGTACGATTGAATTTATTTAA
- the hisF gene encoding imidazole glycerol phosphate synthase subunit HisF translates to MRTIKIIPCLDIKDGRVVKGIKFVNLKNARDPVEAAVCYSKEGADELVFLDIAASVEGRPTRLEWVKKVAEVVTIPFTVGGGIRSLEDMQALFNMGVNKVSINTAAVKNPDLIKEASERFGKEKLVVAIDGRKNPQGSSSPHLEVLISGGAEGTRMDVVEWAKRAEALGAGEILLTSKDADGTKEGYDLEMTKAVAEAVSIGVVASGGAGKLEHLYNAVREAKASAVLCASVFHFGEISVKQAKEYLKDKGIAVYG, encoded by the coding sequence ATGAGAACGATTAAAATTATCCCCTGTTTGGATATAAAAGACGGACGAGTGGTTAAAGGGATAAAATTTGTCAATTTAAAAAATGCCCGTGATCCGGTTGAGGCGGCTGTCTGTTATTCAAAAGAAGGCGCCGATGAACTGGTCTTTTTAGATATCGCTGCCTCGGTTGAGGGAAGGCCGACCAGGTTGGAGTGGGTGAAAAAAGTTGCAGAAGTCGTAACCATTCCATTTACCGTGGGAGGCGGGATCAGGAGTTTAGAAGATATGCAGGCCTTGTTTAACATGGGTGTGAACAAGGTTTCAATAAATACCGCTGCTGTTAAGAATCCGGATTTAATAAAAGAAGCCTCAGAAAGATTTGGCAAAGAAAAACTTGTAGTAGCAATAGACGGGAGGAAAAACCCCCAAGGCAGCAGTTCGCCGCATTTAGAGGTCTTGATATCCGGCGGGGCAGAAGGGACTAGAATGGATGTCGTTGAATGGGCAAAAAGGGCCGAAGCCCTGGGCGCGGGCGAAATTTTATTAACCAGCAAAGATGCTGATGGAACCAAAGAAGGTTATGACCTGGAAATGACCAAGGCGGTTGCTGAGGCAGTTTCTATTGGAGTAGTTGCATCCGGGGGAGCTGGAAAGTTAGAACACCTTTATAATGCTGTCAGGGAAGCAAAAGCATCGGCGGTCCTCTGCGCTTCAGTGTTTCACTTTGGCGAGATTTCAGTTAAACAGGCAAAGGAGTATTTGAAAGACAAAGGCATTGCTGTTTATGGGTAA
- a CDS encoding DUF1846 domain-containing protein: MKKAGFDNQKYLAEQSNAILERVKKFGHKLYLEFGGKLCFDYHAARVLPGYDPRVKMRLLKMLGDKVEVMFCVYAKDIESGRLRGDFGMTYDIATLYMIDDLKDWGLDIISVVLTRFRGEPQVVRFKQRLEHKGVKVYTHGEISGYPVDVNRIVSEEGYGRNQYIKTKKPIVIVTAPGPGSGKMATCLSQMYHDHKKGINSGFAKFETFPIWNLPLKHPVNVAYESATCDLRDFNLVDPFHLETYKKEAINYNRDVEAFPILKKILERIVGKGRKMLMYNSPTDMGVNRIGFGIVDDKVINRAAKQEIIARYFRYHREFMAGLQNKDTVERTKGLMEELGLKQEDRPAVVPARKAAQKAEKKGKGHKGIFCGAAIELKNGKIITGKNSPLLHAASAAILNVIKTLARIPDKIDLLPKMIIDNIRILKKDTLKMKSESLDVEEILVALSISATANPAAETGMKKLQELNGCQMHMTHIPSEGDEGGLRKLGINMTTDAIPTAPGYFLREV; this comes from the coding sequence ATGAAAAAAGCAGGATTCGACAATCAAAAATATTTGGCTGAGCAATCCAACGCTATTCTGGAAAGGGTAAAAAAGTTTGGCCATAAGCTTTATCTGGAATTTGGAGGAAAACTTTGCTTTGATTATCATGCGGCGCGGGTCCTGCCGGGATATGATCCACGGGTAAAAATGAGGCTTCTTAAGATGCTGGGGGATAAGGTAGAGGTAATGTTTTGTGTGTATGCAAAAGACATAGAATCGGGAAGACTGCGCGGCGATTTTGGTATGACCTATGATATCGCCACTCTCTATATGATAGATGATTTAAAAGACTGGGGCCTTGATATAATAAGTGTAGTTTTGACACGCTTTAGAGGAGAACCTCAGGTTGTCCGTTTTAAACAACGATTGGAACATAAGGGGGTAAAGGTTTATACTCACGGTGAAATATCTGGTTATCCGGTGGATGTAAATAGAATTGTAAGTGAAGAAGGCTACGGCAGGAATCAATATATCAAGACCAAAAAACCGATAGTTATAGTAACCGCCCCTGGTCCTGGAAGCGGGAAAATGGCTACTTGTTTATCTCAGATGTATCATGATCATAAAAAAGGGATTAATTCAGGCTTTGCTAAGTTCGAGACATTTCCAATCTGGAACCTTCCATTAAAGCATCCGGTTAATGTAGCTTATGAGTCGGCTACCTGCGATTTAAGAGATTTTAATTTGGTGGATCCGTTTCACTTAGAGACTTATAAAAAAGAGGCTATTAACTACAACAGAGATGTTGAGGCATTTCCCATATTGAAAAAGATTTTAGAAAGGATTGTGGGAAAGGGGAGAAAAATGCTGATGTACAATTCTCCTACTGATATGGGTGTAAATAGAATTGGGTTTGGCATAGTGGATGATAAGGTTATAAACAGGGCGGCTAAGCAGGAGATTATAGCCAGATATTTTCGTTATCATCGGGAGTTTATGGCAGGATTGCAAAACAAGGATACCGTAGAACGCACTAAGGGATTAATGGAAGAATTGGGTTTAAAACAAGAAGATAGGCCTGCTGTAGTTCCTGCCAGGAAGGCGGCTCAAAAGGCCGAGAAAAAAGGTAAAGGACATAAGGGCATATTCTGCGGCGCGGCTATAGAGCTGAAAAACGGCAAGATTATTACCGGTAAAAATTCTCCCCTCCTGCATGCTGCCTCGGCTGCTATCTTGAATGTCATAAAGACGTTAGCAAGGATACCCGACAAAATAGACCTTTTACCCAAAATGATTATTGATAATATCAGGATACTCAAAAAAGATACCCTAAAGATGAAATCGGAAAGCTTAGATGTGGAAGAGATATTAGTAGCCCTTTCGATAAGTGCTACTGCTAATCCGGCAGCAGAAACAGGGATGAAGAAACTGCAGGAGTTGAATGGCTGCCAGATGCACATGACTCATATTCCGAGTGAAGGTGATGAGGGAGGCTTGAGAAAGCTCGGAATAAATATGACTACAGACGCAATTCCCACAGCCCCGGGATATTTTTTAAGGGAGGTATAA